In Agarivorans gilvus, one genomic interval encodes:
- the pfkB gene encoding 1-phosphofructokinase, with protein sequence MIYTLTLNPAADLELSVDQLEFNSVSRAIDSRMDCGGKGFNVSRMLKNLGQDSIAMGFVGGATGLRLSNELEAAGIDCQFTSIVGETRTNVTIVEGANARHIKVNQAGPVISESELTRLVESIQQRLQPGDWWVLGGSLPQGVPTSFYAQLVSLIEDAGAHAVLDTSGEALREGIFAGPSLIKPNLEEAQALLELDEEELNSTQAWTQALLAMGAQNLVVSLGKAGALMASEAQLHEFASPSIVEANPIGAGDSMVAGLVWRLSKGESLEQALPYGLACGAATASRPGTELGELAQVEQLLEQCRQIN encoded by the coding sequence ATGATCTATACCTTAACGCTTAATCCTGCTGCCGATCTTGAGCTGAGCGTTGACCAGCTTGAGTTTAACTCTGTCAGCCGAGCAATCGATTCACGAATGGATTGCGGTGGAAAGGGCTTTAATGTGTCGCGAATGCTAAAGAACTTAGGCCAAGATAGCATCGCCATGGGCTTTGTTGGGGGTGCTACGGGCTTACGCCTTAGCAATGAGCTGGAAGCCGCAGGCATTGATTGCCAATTTACCAGCATTGTCGGGGAAACCCGCACCAATGTCACCATTGTGGAGGGCGCTAATGCCCGCCACATTAAGGTGAATCAGGCAGGCCCTGTTATTAGCGAGTCAGAACTGACCCGTTTAGTGGAAAGTATTCAGCAGCGCTTGCAGCCAGGCGACTGGTGGGTGCTTGGCGGCAGCCTACCGCAGGGTGTGCCGACGAGCTTTTATGCCCAGTTAGTCAGCTTAATTGAAGATGCGGGGGCGCATGCTGTTTTGGATACCAGTGGTGAAGCGCTGCGCGAGGGCATTTTTGCTGGCCCTAGCTTAATTAAGCCTAACTTAGAAGAAGCCCAAGCCCTGCTGGAGCTGGACGAAGAAGAGCTAAACAGTACTCAGGCATGGACTCAAGCCTTGTTAGCCATGGGCGCGCAAAACTTGGTTGTGTCTCTGGGTAAAGCTGGCGCTTTAATGGCTAGCGAAGCTCAGTTACATGAGTTTGCCAGCCCCAGTATCGTGGAAGCCAACCCGATTGGCGCAGGCGATTCCATGGTGGCAGGTTTGGTGTGGCGCTTAAGCAAAGGTGAAAGCTTAGAACAAGCGCTACCTTACGGTTTAGCCTGTGGCGCGGCCACTGCTAGCAGACCGGGCACTGAGCTAGGTGAACTAGCGCAAGTCGAACAGCTGCTAGAGCAATGCCGACAAATTAATTAG
- a CDS encoding zinc-binding dehydrogenase, giving the protein MTSQFEKYQDLAQALPKATSTWNMYGAGVDNIGKNNQPELFEVPEPAANQLLVRVDAVGLCFSDVKLINQGSSHPKLYNRDLTKEPTRLGHEATLTVVKVGDELSGQFKVGERYAMQPDIYQNGKSTAYGYTVPGGLTQYHLIGPEILDTDAGSCLLKVSEELGFAEAALLEPWGCVWASYTQRRRLEPKQGGVMWIVGQADDDTVYGFSKGLSSPAKVILTNVPENLQVLAQSQAQQVIIRNDITVENLEQAVNEYTDGLGFDDVVVLAPKSAKALTTIAKYVARRGTMNMVGKQPLDGLVDADVGRLHYDYVAFIGNSGVDIADSYGEQRNRCDLRKDGFAVFVGAGGPMGQMHVQRAIELKDGPRKVVVTDINDQRLAEIEARFASLTEANNCELVTYNPTNSDTPLPELVKQMTQGEGADDVVVCVPNAQIMAESATFMKDDGMLVLFAGVPNGTLAPVDFSSVYLSNAQYTGTSGLTIDDQTVVMNNTVAGNIAPAICVAAIGGMKVAKDGIQAMIDAKYPGKILIFPHLEDLPLLGLDELAEKLPEVAAALGKGNTWNKQAEKALFDNYFKELA; this is encoded by the coding sequence ATGACAAGTCAATTTGAAAAATATCAAGATTTAGCACAAGCGCTACCTAAAGCTACTAGTACTTGGAATATGTACGGTGCTGGCGTGGACAACATTGGTAAGAACAATCAACCGGAACTATTTGAGGTGCCAGAGCCAGCTGCTAATCAGCTCTTAGTAAGAGTGGACGCAGTAGGCCTATGCTTCTCCGATGTGAAGCTAATCAATCAAGGTAGCTCTCATCCCAAGCTATATAACCGCGACCTTACCAAAGAGCCAACGCGTTTGGGCCACGAAGCCACACTCACCGTGGTAAAAGTAGGTGACGAGCTCAGCGGCCAGTTTAAAGTGGGCGAGCGTTACGCCATGCAACCCGATATTTACCAAAACGGTAAAAGTACCGCCTATGGTTACACAGTACCTGGTGGATTAACTCAGTATCACTTAATTGGCCCAGAAATTCTCGATACCGATGCGGGCTCTTGCTTGCTGAAGGTATCTGAAGAGCTAGGCTTTGCCGAAGCGGCATTGCTAGAGCCTTGGGGTTGTGTATGGGCATCGTATACGCAGCGTCGTCGTTTAGAGCCTAAGCAAGGCGGGGTAATGTGGATAGTGGGCCAAGCCGACGATGATACCGTTTATGGTTTTTCTAAAGGTTTGTCATCGCCCGCTAAGGTTATTCTCACCAACGTACCAGAAAACCTACAAGTATTGGCTCAAAGCCAAGCCCAACAGGTGATTATTCGCAACGACATCACGGTGGAAAACCTAGAACAAGCGGTTAACGAATACACCGATGGCCTAGGTTTTGACGACGTAGTGGTATTAGCGCCTAAATCAGCAAAAGCCCTCACTACTATTGCTAAATATGTGGCGCGTCGTGGCACCATGAACATGGTAGGTAAGCAGCCTCTTGATGGCTTAGTGGATGCCGATGTAGGCCGTTTGCACTACGACTACGTGGCATTTATTGGCAATAGCGGGGTAGATATCGCCGACTCCTATGGCGAGCAACGTAACCGCTGTGATTTAAGAAAAGACGGTTTTGCAGTGTTTGTTGGTGCGGGTGGTCCGATGGGGCAAATGCACGTACAACGGGCGATTGAGTTAAAAGATGGCCCGCGTAAAGTAGTAGTGACCGATATCAACGACCAGCGTTTGGCCGAAATTGAAGCTCGCTTTGCCAGCCTAACCGAAGCCAACAACTGTGAACTTGTCACTTATAACCCTACCAACAGTGATACGCCGCTTCCAGAGCTAGTCAAGCAAATGACTCAGGGCGAAGGGGCCGATGATGTGGTGGTATGTGTACCCAATGCGCAAATCATGGCCGAGTCTGCCACCTTTATGAAAGACGACGGTATGTTGGTATTGTTTGCCGGGGTGCCTAATGGCACGTTAGCGCCAGTTGATTTTAGCTCGGTTTATCTCAGCAATGCCCAATACACTGGTACCTCAGGCTTAACCATTGATGACCAAACCGTGGTAATGAACAATACCGTGGCGGGTAATATCGCGCCTGCTATTTGTGTAGCCGCTATTGGTGGTATGAAGGTGGCGAAAGACGGCATTCAAGCGATGATTGATGCTAAGTATCCTGGCAAAATTCTCATCTTCCCTCACTTAGAAGACTTACCACTACTAGGCTTAGACGAACTAGCTGAAAAGTTACCCGAAGTTGCCGCGGCCTTAGGCAAAGGCAATACTTGGAACAAACAAGCAGAAAAAGCCTTGTTTGATAATTACTTTAAGGAGTTGGCATGA
- a CDS encoding PTS mannitol transporter subunit IICB: protein MSSNNLKVGVQSVGRFLSSMVMPNIGAFIAWGLITALFIPTGWLPNESLASLVGPMILYMLPLLIGYTGGKMVGGERGAVAGAITTMGVIVGVDIPMFMGAMIVGPLGGLAIAHFDKWVHGRIKPGFEMLVNNFSLGIIGMVMALVAYLLIGPIVTVVTTALGDGVGWIVERSLLPLVSIIVEPAKILFLNNAINHGVFTPLGAEQSAEFGSSIFYMIETNPGPGLGILLAYMVVGKGAAQKSAYGASIIHFFGGIHEIYFPYILMKPRLILAVIAGGMAGVAFNMLTGNALVGPPSPGSVFALVLMSTGGMGIVLTLCSIAVAATTSFLIASIMIRKDASETDDLEAAQAAVDANKAESKGQIPAAATMVGGEVRRIVVACDAGMGSSAMGATVLRGKIKEAGLDISVSNAAINDLVDADMVITQQELSARARAKLPSARHVSIGNFMDASFYDDLVASLKA from the coding sequence ATGTCTAGCAACAATTTAAAGGTTGGCGTTCAGTCAGTCGGCCGCTTTTTAAGTAGCATGGTGATGCCCAATATTGGCGCTTTCATCGCTTGGGGTTTGATTACTGCCCTGTTCATTCCAACCGGATGGTTACCTAACGAAAGCCTCGCTTCATTGGTCGGACCGATGATCCTCTACATGTTACCACTATTGATTGGTTACACCGGCGGTAAAATGGTAGGTGGCGAGCGCGGCGCGGTAGCTGGTGCCATCACTACCATGGGGGTGATTGTTGGGGTAGATATCCCGATGTTCATGGGTGCCATGATAGTGGGTCCATTAGGTGGTTTGGCCATTGCTCACTTCGATAAATGGGTACACGGTCGCATCAAACCCGGTTTTGAAATGCTAGTGAACAACTTTTCACTGGGTATTATCGGCATGGTGATGGCCTTAGTGGCTTACTTATTAATTGGCCCCATCGTAACCGTAGTGACCACCGCACTAGGTGATGGTGTAGGCTGGATTGTTGAACGCTCATTGTTGCCTTTGGTATCAATTATTGTTGAACCAGCAAAAATCCTGTTCCTAAACAATGCGATTAACCACGGCGTATTTACTCCGCTGGGGGCTGAGCAATCTGCTGAGTTTGGTTCATCTATCTTCTATATGATTGAAACTAACCCAGGCCCAGGCTTAGGTATTTTGTTGGCCTACATGGTAGTGGGTAAAGGCGCTGCGCAAAAATCAGCTTATGGTGCCTCCATCATTCATTTCTTTGGTGGTATTCACGAAATCTACTTCCCCTACATTTTGATGAAACCACGTTTGATCCTAGCGGTCATTGCCGGTGGTATGGCAGGTGTGGCCTTCAACATGCTTACCGGTAACGCTTTGGTTGGTCCACCATCTCCTGGTTCAGTATTTGCCTTAGTACTGATGTCTACAGGCGGTATGGGTATCGTGCTCACCCTATGTTCAATTGCGGTAGCGGCCACCACTTCGTTCCTGATTGCTTCAATCATGATCCGCAAAGATGCCTCAGAAACCGACGACTTAGAAGCAGCTCAAGCAGCGGTTGATGCCAATAAAGCTGAGTCAAAAGGGCAAATTCCCGCAGCAGCAACCATGGTCGGCGGTGAAGTGCGTCGCATCGTGGTGGCTTGTGATGCAGGTATGGGCTCGTCAGCGATGGGCGCCACGGTATTGCGCGGCAAGATAAAAGAAGCCGGTTTAGACATTAGCGTAAGCAACGCAGCCATTAACGACTTAGTGGATGCCGACATGGTGATTACTCAGCAAGAGTTATCAGCACGGGCTAGAGCAAAACTGCCTAGTGCGCGACATGTCAGCATTGGCAACTTCATGGATGCCAGCTTCTATGACGACCTAGTGGCCAGTTTGAAAGCATAA
- a CDS encoding copper-translocating P-type ATPase, whose translation MSVSSPGQQAWWLFVGLVILLVMWVSGKQFFSSAWKSLKHRQANMDTLIALGTGAAWLYSMAVVISPSLFPSNAQHLYFEASVMIIGLINLGKALELKARGKTSSAINQLLNLQSNTAQRLDQNGNTSVVAISELKIGDQLLVRPGDSIPVDGKVLKGNSTVDESMLSGEPIPIEKTEGQNVSAGTINGNQPLVISAEKVGKDTLLAKIVDLVSRAQNSKPPISQLADKVSAVFVPSVMIIAIITALAWYNFGPEPLGVNMLIAACSVLIIACPCALGLATPISTMIGVGKAAEAGGLIRNGEALQNASQINLIILDKTGTITQGKPQVSQSQLHGDATSLLALIYAMERASSHPLASAMVSYVEQQLDDIPTRDVAELNNISGLGLSARYQQQDLLLGNSKLMQQQGVELSTNEQQLDVSGSRVYFAVDGKLMAEFSISDPLKEDSAEAIKALQTQGIKVVMLSGDNQATAAAIAKQTGLDEFHGELLPDDKLSYLKQYQQQGYRVAMVGDGINDAPALAAADVSFAMGQGTDVAIETADITLMRGSLHGIADSMRISRATLTNIKQNLWGPLFIIVWAFQLPLAYSIPLPACCLARSLLVWRCPYRRLP comes from the coding sequence ATGAGTGTTAGCAGCCCTGGCCAGCAGGCTTGGTGGTTGTTTGTCGGTTTAGTGATATTGTTAGTGATGTGGGTTTCCGGTAAGCAATTTTTCAGCAGTGCTTGGAAAAGTCTCAAACACCGCCAAGCCAATATGGATACCCTAATAGCCTTAGGTACTGGCGCGGCATGGCTTTACTCCATGGCGGTAGTAATCAGTCCCAGCCTATTTCCTAGTAACGCTCAGCATCTGTATTTTGAAGCCAGCGTGATGATCATCGGTCTGATTAACCTAGGTAAAGCCTTAGAGCTAAAAGCACGGGGTAAAACCTCTTCGGCCATCAACCAGCTGCTGAACTTGCAAAGCAATACTGCGCAACGCCTTGATCAAAACGGCAATACAAGTGTGGTAGCAATTAGCGAGCTTAAGATTGGCGATCAACTGCTAGTGAGGCCCGGCGACAGCATTCCGGTGGATGGCAAAGTGCTTAAGGGCAACAGTACTGTGGATGAGTCGATGTTAAGTGGCGAGCCTATTCCGATTGAAAAAACCGAAGGGCAAAACGTCTCTGCTGGCACCATCAATGGCAACCAGCCGCTAGTAATTAGCGCAGAAAAAGTCGGTAAAGATACGCTGTTAGCCAAAATCGTCGACTTGGTCAGCCGTGCGCAAAACTCCAAACCACCGATCAGCCAATTGGCCGATAAAGTATCGGCAGTGTTTGTTCCCAGTGTAATGATCATTGCGATCATCACCGCTTTAGCTTGGTATAACTTTGGACCAGAGCCGCTAGGGGTAAACATGTTAATCGCCGCGTGTTCGGTATTGATCATCGCCTGCCCTTGTGCCCTGGGCTTAGCCACTCCCATCTCTACCATGATTGGTGTAGGTAAGGCCGCCGAAGCCGGCGGTTTAATTCGCAACGGTGAAGCGCTACAAAATGCCAGTCAGATCAACCTAATTATTTTGGATAAAACCGGCACCATTACTCAAGGCAAACCCCAAGTCAGTCAGAGTCAGTTACATGGCGATGCCACTTCGTTGCTGGCCTTAATTTATGCCATGGAGCGCGCCTCAAGCCATCCCTTGGCCAGCGCCATGGTCAGTTATGTCGAGCAACAACTAGACGACATTCCCACACGCGATGTTGCAGAGCTTAATAACATAAGTGGCTTAGGCCTTAGCGCTCGCTATCAACAGCAAGACTTGTTGTTGGGCAATAGCAAACTGATGCAGCAACAAGGTGTGGAGCTAAGCACTAATGAGCAACAACTAGATGTCAGCGGTTCGCGAGTGTATTTTGCAGTGGACGGTAAATTAATGGCCGAGTTCAGCATCAGCGACCCGCTTAAAGAGGATTCAGCCGAGGCCATTAAAGCCCTACAAACCCAAGGCATTAAAGTGGTGATGCTAAGTGGTGATAATCAGGCCACTGCCGCAGCCATTGCCAAGCAAACTGGGCTAGATGAATTCCACGGTGAGTTATTGCCCGATGATAAATTGTCTTATTTGAAACAATACCAGCAACAGGGTTATCGAGTAGCCATGGTAGGCGATGGAATTAACGACGCCCCTGCTCTTGCCGCTGCCGATGTGAGTTTTGCCATGGGCCAAGGCACCGATGTAGCGATTGAAACCGCCGACATCACCTTAATGCGTGGCTCGCTGCATGGCATCGCCGACAGCATGCGGATCAGCCGTGCCACGTTGACAAACATCAAGCAAAACCTATGGGGGCCTTTATTTATAATAGTTTGGGCATTCCAATTGCCGCTGGCCTACTCTATCCCTTTACCGGCATGTTGCTTAGCCCGATCATTGCTGGTGTGGCGATGTCCTTATCGTCGATTACCGTAG
- a CDS encoding MerR family transcriptional regulator, translated as MKTSELAKLAGVTAETVRYYTRLNLISASRDPANNYKDYDSQALQRLRFIHQAREIGFSLKEVQAILALANEGDTPCPTVRHLLQEKIQQTEQRLLKTQQQLAMLQDTYQQWQCHPDKLPTEQSICALIESWSAKEEHNE; from the coding sequence ATGAAAACCTCAGAATTAGCCAAACTAGCCGGTGTCACCGCCGAAACGGTGCGCTATTACACACGCCTAAACTTAATTAGCGCCAGCCGTGACCCTGCTAATAACTACAAAGACTACGATAGCCAAGCGCTGCAACGCCTACGTTTTATTCATCAAGCCAGAGAAATCGGCTTTAGCTTAAAAGAAGTGCAAGCCATATTGGCCTTGGCTAATGAAGGTGATACTCCCTGCCCTACGGTTCGCCATCTATTACAAGAAAAGATCCAACAAACCGAACAACGTTTGCTTAAAACCCAACAACAGTTGGCCATGCTGCAAGATACTTATCAACAGTGGCAATGCCACCCGGATAAGCTTCCCACGGAACAGAGTATTTGCGCCTTGATTGAGTCATGGTCAGCTAAGGAGGAACACAATGAGTAA
- a CDS encoding PTS sugar transporter subunit IIA: MNQKLITEQSILLDFEADSKDEALYGICAQLFLLRKTSNPSGLYKDIIQRENVVSTFAGQHTAIPHVITQHINEPVLCFVRMQNPDFCWNSADEDVRIIFLLAVPPKENLQKLRESQSYVFSSIAQLMNDPQMIECWLTTSEERVILDSLQLAFKSNLDN; encoded by the coding sequence ATGAACCAAAAATTAATCACAGAGCAAAGCATTTTGTTGGATTTTGAAGCGGACTCAAAAGACGAAGCTTTATACGGCATTTGTGCACAATTGTTTCTGTTACGAAAAACCAGCAACCCATCTGGATTATATAAGGACATCATTCAGCGTGAAAATGTCGTCAGCACCTTCGCTGGCCAACACACTGCCATTCCTCATGTCATTACTCAGCACATAAACGAACCGGTTCTTTGTTTTGTGCGCATGCAGAATCCAGATTTTTGCTGGAATAGTGCGGACGAAGATGTACGCATTATTTTTCTACTAGCTGTACCCCCTAAAGAAAATCTACAAAAACTCAGAGAGTCTCAGTCCTACGTTTTTTCATCGATCGCCCAACTAATGAACGATCCACAGATGATTGAATGTTGGCTAACAACTAGTGAAGAGCGAGTGATACTCGACAGTTTGCAATTGGCCTTTAAGTCCAATTTAGACAATTAA
- the ptsP gene encoding phosphoenolpyruvate--protein phosphotransferase produces the protein MSFLKRLFASSEEQTEVASQPDTATVVQAPSPEPAPSSTPLGVAPEQVFLNQQLNTKAQVLEFIAQQMLALGLVNGDYSDALKAREEKVSTYLLNGVAIPHGTNEAKALVVKSGVVVVQIPQGLVWNEQGDVVKLAVGIAATGDDHLPLLQKLTAVVMDEDLSQQLASTNDVQAIISALGASQPKASQVLPDFELSQTAQVVDEAGMHARPASIISELAASYTATDIRLRNGENSADAKSMAAILAMGAKLGDSVVVSAQGEQAKQAVSELAAMISAGLDNEEASQHAEFNPLEGLPGLTTPAGSAVLKGMAASPGIALAPIFVLTEQQQHVERQGQGVEVEQAALSEALQQAELVTEDLYQALLAKAPNEAAILKAQKQLLKDASIVKCCEQLIAQGNSAAWSWQQALAEQIEALAQLSDERLKARIADLKDVSQRVVDLLLPEQQAISFPEQEFILLASDLSPSQTAGLEGKPIKGIATELGGPNSHMAILARALGIPAVVGVGADKLCGVANQQLAIVDPQSACLVIQPNPDTLAEAERNIQLWQQMRELEEAHQHEPAVTKDGRHIDVVCNIAKPSDASKVLQHGGEGAGLLRTEFLFESAPEEPSVEQQIEALKAIVKELGSRQLVVRTADIGGDKPVSWMNMPHEDNPFLGVRGLRLSFKHPAMFERQLEAIYRTAAWQVAEQGKTGLHIMFPMVAKMSEWSKASQLAEQVRQRLDAPVLPLGIMVEVPSAALVADTLAKHVDFFSIGSNDLTQYTLAMDRLNPALCCEADSYHPGLLRLISMTVKAAAANGKWVGVCGNMAADPNIACLLVGLGVEELSVSPANVAAVKSIIRSVDYSKLQIKAEKALQMCSSEAVMAMYQSHQDLV, from the coding sequence ATGTCCTTTTTAAAGCGTTTATTCGCCTCCAGTGAAGAACAGACAGAAGTTGCCTCTCAGCCCGACACCGCTACGGTAGTGCAAGCGCCGTCGCCAGAGCCAGCTCCATCTAGCACCCCGCTAGGAGTAGCGCCAGAGCAGGTCTTTTTAAATCAGCAACTTAATACTAAAGCGCAGGTATTAGAGTTTATTGCCCAGCAGATGTTGGCTTTAGGTTTGGTCAACGGTGACTACAGTGATGCCTTAAAAGCGCGTGAAGAAAAAGTCAGCACCTACTTGTTAAACGGCGTGGCCATTCCTCATGGCACTAACGAAGCCAAAGCTTTGGTGGTGAAAAGTGGCGTGGTGGTAGTTCAAATACCCCAAGGGCTAGTGTGGAACGAGCAAGGTGATGTGGTGAAGTTAGCGGTGGGCATTGCGGCCACCGGTGATGATCATTTGCCATTATTGCAAAAATTGACCGCGGTGGTGATGGATGAGGACTTATCTCAACAACTTGCTAGTACAAACGATGTGCAAGCCATTATCTCAGCCTTGGGAGCAAGTCAGCCTAAGGCCAGTCAAGTATTACCAGACTTCGAGCTGAGTCAAACGGCTCAAGTGGTAGATGAAGCCGGTATGCACGCGCGTCCTGCTAGCATTATTAGCGAGCTAGCCGCTAGCTATACCGCCACCGACATTCGCTTGCGTAATGGTGAAAACAGCGCCGATGCTAAATCCATGGCCGCTATCTTAGCCATGGGGGCCAAACTTGGCGACAGCGTTGTGGTATCGGCCCAAGGCGAGCAAGCGAAGCAAGCGGTGAGTGAGCTTGCAGCAATGATTTCAGCAGGTTTAGACAATGAAGAAGCCAGTCAACACGCCGAGTTTAACCCACTAGAAGGTTTACCCGGACTGACAACACCCGCTGGAAGCGCGGTATTGAAAGGCATGGCTGCGTCACCCGGTATAGCGTTAGCTCCTATTTTTGTATTAACAGAGCAACAGCAGCATGTAGAACGTCAAGGCCAAGGTGTCGAAGTGGAACAAGCAGCCTTAAGCGAAGCCCTGCAGCAAGCCGAATTGGTAACCGAAGATCTATACCAAGCCTTATTAGCCAAAGCGCCCAATGAAGCGGCGATTTTAAAAGCCCAAAAACAACTGCTTAAAGATGCCTCTATTGTTAAGTGCTGTGAGCAGCTGATAGCTCAAGGCAATAGTGCAGCCTGGTCTTGGCAGCAAGCTTTGGCTGAGCAGATTGAAGCTTTAGCCCAGCTCAGCGACGAGCGCTTAAAAGCGCGTATTGCCGATCTAAAAGATGTGAGCCAGCGCGTGGTGGACTTATTACTACCTGAGCAGCAAGCCATCAGTTTTCCAGAGCAAGAGTTTATTTTACTCGCTAGTGATCTAAGCCCTTCACAAACGGCGGGTCTAGAAGGCAAACCGATTAAGGGCATCGCCACCGAGTTGGGTGGGCCTAATAGTCATATGGCTATTTTAGCTCGCGCCTTAGGCATCCCCGCAGTGGTAGGGGTTGGCGCCGACAAACTTTGCGGTGTAGCCAATCAGCAATTAGCCATTGTTGACCCTCAATCGGCCTGTTTGGTGATTCAACCAAACCCTGACACCTTGGCAGAGGCAGAGCGCAATATTCAGTTATGGCAGCAAATGCGTGAGCTGGAAGAAGCTCATCAACATGAACCAGCTGTCACCAAAGATGGCCGCCATATCGATGTAGTATGCAACATCGCCAAACCTTCTGATGCCAGCAAAGTCTTACAACATGGCGGTGAAGGCGCAGGTTTATTACGAACTGAGTTCTTGTTTGAAAGTGCACCTGAAGAGCCTTCTGTTGAGCAGCAAATCGAGGCATTAAAAGCGATTGTTAAAGAACTGGGTAGCCGTCAGTTAGTGGTGAGAACCGCCGATATTGGAGGTGACAAGCCGGTTTCGTGGATGAATATGCCCCATGAAGACAACCCTTTCTTAGGTGTACGTGGGCTGCGCTTGTCGTTTAAACATCCAGCCATGTTCGAGCGCCAGTTAGAAGCCATTTATCGTACTGCCGCTTGGCAGGTAGCAGAGCAGGGCAAAACCGGTTTGCACATCATGTTTCCCATGGTGGCCAAAATGTCGGAATGGTCTAAGGCATCGCAACTGGCCGAGCAAGTTAGACAGCGCCTAGACGCCCCCGTCTTGCCGCTGGGCATTATGGTAGAAGTGCCATCGGCAGCCTTAGTCGCCGATACCTTGGCCAAACATGTGGATTTCTTTTCCATCGGTTCTAACGATTTAACTCAATACACATTAGCGATGGACCGGTTAAACCCAGCGCTGTGTTGTGAAGCCGACAGTTATCACCCCGGTTTGCTGCGCTTGATCTCTATGACGGTAAAAGCAGCGGCCGCCAACGGCAAATGGGTGGGTGTGTGCGGCAACATGGCGGCCGATCCCAATATCGCCTGTTTGTTAGTGGGCCTTGGCGTAGAGGAGCTGTCGGTGAGCCCGGCTAATGTGGCCGCAGTGAAAAGCATTATTCGTTCGGTTGATTACAGCAAATTACAAATTAAAGCAGAAAAAGCGCTGCAAATGTGCAGCTCAGAAGCGGTGATGGCGATGTACCAAAGCCACCAAGATCTCGTTTAA
- a CDS encoding DeoR family transcriptional regulator: MSAKLRHNQILQYLEEHTFASVQQLVELLDCSPATIRRDLIDLDNEGKLKKIRNGAEKILSPNAESSPGMVGFYPNISDYSNYEESDRIAQQAVELCEQRDNIFVGEGRITFLMGKYLLASQVHVYSNYLPLLTYLISQDYPHLVVLGGQYIKSQSLLVSPDNHSSYQGRYLIVSGDGLTEAGLTKSALLTFMEEKKMLRYADKVVAMVEADKVGVFGGYRCLLWMKLTSLSPVNKPILKY, translated from the coding sequence ATGTCTGCCAAGCTTCGCCACAACCAAATTCTTCAGTATTTAGAAGAACACACTTTTGCCAGCGTGCAACAATTAGTCGAACTGCTAGATTGTTCTCCGGCAACCATCAGGCGCGATTTAATCGACTTAGACAACGAAGGAAAACTGAAAAAAATCCGTAACGGTGCCGAGAAGATATTGTCACCCAATGCGGAATCGTCGCCTGGCATGGTGGGTTTTTATCCCAACATATCGGATTACAGTAATTACGAGGAATCGGACCGTATCGCCCAGCAAGCCGTTGAACTATGTGAACAACGTGATAACATTTTTGTAGGTGAAGGTCGCATTACCTTTTTAATGGGCAAATACCTGTTGGCCAGTCAGGTGCACGTTTATTCAAACTACTTGCCGCTGCTCACCTACCTGATTTCCCAAGACTACCCCCACTTAGTGGTATTAGGCGGCCAGTACATCAAGAGTCAGAGTTTGCTGGTCTCTCCAGACAACCATAGCTCCTATCAAGGACGTTATCTGATCGTGAGTGGAGACGGTTTAACCGAAGCAGGCTTAACTAAATCAGCCCTACTCACCTTTATGGAAGAAAAGAAAATGTTGCGCTATGCCGATAAGGTGGTAGCGATGGTAGAAGCCGATAAGGTGGGTGTATTTGGGGGGTATCGTTGTTTACTCTGGATGAAATTGACATCGTTATCACCGGTAAACAAGCCGATCCTAAAGTATTAG